The region GGTTAATTTTTACGATATCAAAGAAAAAGATATTTTATCCGATTCGCGCAAAAAAGAAATCGTCAAGCCGCGCCAGGTAATAATGTATCTGTTAAGAGAGGAAATGAAATCGTCTTTTCCTTTTATTGGAAGAAAAATGGGCGATAAAGACCATACCACCGTAATGCACGCCTATAAAAAAATATCCAACGAATTAAAAGAAAATGAAACATTTAAAGAAGAAATCAATCTTTTAAAACAAAAGATTTATAACTCTTGATGTGTTGATAAATTGTTAATACCGGCGGGGAAAACAATACTGATAAAAACCCTCATTAATTGTGGATTGCCGCGGCGCAAAAATTCCCGCCACTTATCAACAATTAAATCACCCCACAAACAGAACCGCTTATCCACAATTTATTCAAAGGCAAGTTATTCTTAAATATAAGTTTTACACAACCACTAATGATATTAATAAATCAATTTATTAAATTTTAATAAATACCATTAATAAATCAATTAAAATGAAAACTAAAATCTTACAAGAAAAACTTCAACTAGCCGTAACTCAAGTGGAAAAAATCACCGGGAAAGATGTAACCTTGCCGATACTGGGAAATATTTTATTGAAAGCCGAAAAAAATTCCTTGATCGCGGTCGCGACCAATTTGGAAACCGGAATATCATGGAAGCTATCCTCAAAAACCGAAGAGGATGGAAGCGTGGTTTTGCCGGCGCAAACATTTTCGGGATTGATCAGGTCTTTTCCGGGCGGATCGGTTGTTATTGAAACACAAGGAAATTCAATTACAATCATCAACGATCGCCGAAAATCAAATTTAAACGGATTATCCGCGGATGATTTTCCGTCGTTGCCGGTTAACACCGAGGGGGAACAACTCATGATTCGCGCCGATGTTTTATGCCAAGCGTTGTTGCAAGTGGTGAATTTTACCAGTTCTTCTTCGGTTAAACCCGAGATTACGGGCGTTTATTTGAGTTTTACCAAAAACGAAATTAAAATTGTCGCCACCGACAGCTTCCGGTTGGGAGAGAAAACCCTTGTCGGGCAAAAACAGCAGACATTATCCAAAGACAAATCAATAATTCTTCCGTTGCGGGCGGTAAAAGAAATAATTTCAATATTTGGCGACAAACAAAAAAACATAAATATATTTTTTACAAACAACCAAATAACCATTGATTTGTCGCCGGATGACGATATAAACCAACCTCATATTCAGTTTATCAGCCGGCTGGTTGAAGGAGAATTTCCGGATTATCAGGCGATTATTCCGGTTTCTTTCGCGGCGAGTATCGTTTTTTCAAAAAAAGAATTATTGAATCATTTGAAATCAGCATCGCTTTTCGCGGGAAAAAACAACGAGATAGGCGTAAAAATAAACGAAAAAGAAGCGGTGATGGCGATTTCCAGCAAATCGTCGGATTTGGGCGCTTATGACAGTGAAATGAAATTGGACGGCGCGGCGGGAAAAAATATTTCAATCACTTTTAATTGCCGCTTTTTGGAAGACGGGTTAAATTCGATAAAAAACGATAAATGCGTTTTTGAGTTTTCAAACGAAGACGGCCCCGGAGTTTTAAAACCCGCCGACGATCCAAGTTTTATTTATATTTTAATGCCGATCAAGAAAAATTATTAACCGCCGACAAAAAAACTCCTCTAAATAAGGAGTTTTTTTGTCGGTTATGGCGCCGGGAATGACTCGCGGGGGTATCCGGGTAAAACCTTATCCATAAACGCGTGGAACACTGGTCCGGCAACCACCGAACCGGGTTCTTTTTTTATGGGTTCGTTGTCGCTGTTGCCCGCCCAGAGACCGGCGGCCAGCGATGGAGTGTAGCCGATAATCCAACCGTCTTTATAGTCGCTGGTGGTCCCGGTTTTAACCGCGACATTGTATTCAGGGAAATAAAGCGGCGAATTGGCGCCGAAAATCGGCGTGCGCGCGGCATTATCCGAAAGAATACTGCTGATTAAATTGGCGCTGCGGGCGCTTAGAATTTTTTGCGGAGTTTTGTTGTTTTCGTAAATCGCGAATCCCTTGTTGTCGGTGATTTTCACGATCGCGGTCGCGGGCATACGATAACCCTGGGTGGCGAAAACTCCGTAAGCCGACACCATATCCAACAATGTGACTTCGCCGCCTCCCAAGACCAACGAGAGGCCATAGAAAGACGAAGGGTTGTTGAGCGTTGATATGCCCATTTCTTTGGCTTTGGCGATACTGTCGTTTAACCCCGCGAGCGAGTTTAACACTTTAACCGCGGGGACATTGAGCGATCCGGCCAGAGCGCTGCGCAAAGTAACCGCGCCGCGGAAAGTCCCGGTATAATTTTGCGGACAATATTCTTTGCCGCCCCATTTTCCAAAACATGTCGGCGTATCGTTGACGATAGTGGTGTCCGAATAACCTTTTTCAAACGCGGTGGCGTAAACAAACGGTTTGAACGACGATCCCGGCTGGCGTCCGGG is a window of Candidatus Nealsonbacteria bacterium DGGOD1a DNA encoding:
- the dnaN gene encoding DNA polymerase III subunit beta, giving the protein MKTKILQEKLQLAVTQVEKITGKDVTLPILGNILLKAEKNSLIAVATNLETGISWKLSSKTEEDGSVVLPAQTFSGLIRSFPGGSVVIETQGNSITIINDRRKSNLNGLSADDFPSLPVNTEGEQLMIRADVLCQALLQVVNFTSSSSVKPEITGVYLSFTKNEIKIVATDSFRLGEKTLVGQKQQTLSKDKSIILPLRAVKEIISIFGDKQKNINIFFTNNQITIDLSPDDDINQPHIQFISRLVEGEFPDYQAIIPVSFAASIVFSKKELLNHLKSASLFAGKNNEIGVKINEKEAVMAISSKSSDLGAYDSEMKLDGAAGKNISITFNCRFLEDGLNSIKNDKCVFEFSNEDGPGVLKPADDPSFIYILMPIKKNY